One Miscanthus floridulus cultivar M001 chromosome 11, ASM1932011v1, whole genome shotgun sequence DNA window includes the following coding sequences:
- the LOC136491400 gene encoding auxin-responsive protein SAUR27-like, translating to MNWKRKSSGRCRGEEVRERLIQQDPVGGSCKGAGCVPRGCVAVLVGGGDAEPEERVVVDVRALGQPCVRALLDMAAREFGYDHKGVLRIPCAADEFRRAVAADSHRPCRR from the coding sequence atgAACTGGAAGCGCAAGAGCTCCGGCAGATGCAGAGGGGAAGAGGTGCGGGAGCGCCTGATCCAGCAGGATCCGGTCGGCGGCAGCTGCAAGGGCGCGGGCTGCGTGCCGCGCGGCTGCGTGGCGGTGCTGGTCGGCGGCGGGGACGCGGAGCCGGAGGAGCGGGTGGTGGTGGACGTGCGCGCGCTGGGGCAGCCCTGCGTGCGAGCGCTGCTGGACATGGCGGCGCGGGAGTTCGGGTACGACCACAAGGGCGTGCTGCGGATCCCCTGCGCCGCCGACGAGTTccgccgcgccgtcgccgccgacAGCCACCGGCCGTGCAGACGGTAA
- the LOC136492352 gene encoding uncharacterized protein, with the protein MNETVSGRGESKRTAAEIAALSGRQATEFKQLQALTTEAPGHSRQSPRWERPPSGMLKLNVDGAFREADKDGGWGYVIRDESGDVIQSGAGKVSLAINPMHAELIACMEGVKAAAAIGMNNIVPETDAQQVAWAIQGDDFRLAVVGGLVHELKVLLSVSFASVLVRYAPRECNKVAHELASIGCKSQGLAPLVRAGVLDCIMFLVSGDLADMVE; encoded by the coding sequence ATGAACGAAACCGTGTCAGGGAGGGGGGAAAGCAAAAGAACAGCTGCTGAAATTGCAGCTTTAAGTGGGCGTCAAGCCACGGAGTTCAAACAATTGCAGGCGCTAACAACTGAAGCTCCAGGGCATAGCAGGCAGAGTCCACGATGGGAGAGACCCCCAAGTGGCATGCTGAAGCTGAATGTTGATGGAGCTTTTAGGGAGGCTGACAAGGATGGTGGATGGGGCTATGTAATCCGGGATGAAAGTGGAGATGTAATTCAATCAGGTGCCGGGAAAGTGTCTCTTGCGATCAATCCGATGCATGCGGAACTCATTGCTTGTATGGAAGGGGTGAAGGCAGCGGCTGCCATTGGCATGAACAATATTGTCCCGGAGACCGATGCACAGCAGGTGGCGTGGGCGATACAGGGAGATGATTTCAGGCTTGCTGTGGTGGGCGGTTTAGTCCATGAACTCAAGGTTTTGTTAAGTGTGAGCTTTGCTTCCGTCCTTGTTAGATATGCTCCTCGTGAATGTAATAAAGTAGCACATGAACTTGCATCTATAGGGTGCAAGAGCCAGGGTTTGGCGCCTTTAGTCAGGGCCGGAGTGCTTGATTGTATTATGTTTCTGGTGTCAGGCGATTTAGCCGACATGGTTGAGTAA
- the LOC136493730 gene encoding large ribosomal subunit protein uL3-like, with product MSHRKFEHPRHGSLGFLPRKRSSRHRGKVKSFPRDDPKKPCHLTAFVGYKAGMTHIVREVEKPGSKLHKKETCEAVTIIETPPLVIVGLVAYVKTPRGLRTLNSVWAQHLSEEVRRRFYKNWCKSKKKAFTKYALKYDSDAGKKEIQLQLEKMKKYASVIRVIAHTQIKKMKGLKQKKAHLMEIQVNGGTIADKVDYGYKFFEKEVPVDAVFQKDEMIDIIGVTKGKGYEGVVTRWGVTRLPRKTHRGLRKVACIGAWHPARVSYTVARAGQNGYHHRTEMNKKVYKIGKAEQESHDASTEFDRTEKDITPMGGFPHYGIVKGDYLMIKGCCVGPKKRVVTLRQSLLKQTSRLALEDIKLKFIDTSSKFGHGRFQTTDEKQRFYGKLKA from the exons ATGTCGCACCGTAAATTCGAGCACCCGAGGCACGGGTCCCTTGGCTTCCTACCCAGGAAGCGATCTTCCCGCCACCGCGGAAAGG TGAAGTCCTTCCCGAGGGATGACCCAAAGAAGCCCTGCCACCTCACTGCCTTCGTTGGCTACAAGGCTGGAATGACACACATTGTGCGTGAGGTCGAGAAGCCTGGCTCCA AGCTCCACAAGAAGGAAACTTGTGAGGCTGTGACTATCATTGAGACCCCTCCCCTTGTCATTGTCGGACTTGTGGCATATGTGAAGACCCCCCGTGGCCTGCGGACCCTCAATTCTGTCTGGGCCCAGCACCTTAGCGAAGAAGTGAGGAGAAGGTTCTACAAGAACTGGTGCAAGAGTAAGAAGAAGGCCTTCACCAAGTATGCCCTCAAATATGACAGCGACGCAGGCAAGAAAGAAATCCAGTTGCAGCTTGAGAAGATGAAGAAGTATGCTTCAGTTATCCGTGTTATCGCCCACACTCAG ATTAAAAAGATGAAGGGTTTGAAGCAGAAGAAGGCTCACCTTATGGAGATCCAGGTGAACGGTGGCACTATAGCAGACAAGGTGGACTATGGTTACAAATTCTTTGAGAAGGAAGTCCCTGTTGATGCTGTGTTCCAGAAGGATGAGATGATTGACATCATTGGAGTCACCAAGGGTAAGGGGTATGAGGGTGTGGTCACTCGTTGGGGCGTTACCCGGCTTCCCCGTAAGACCCACAGGGGTCTCCGCAAGGTAGCCTGTATCGGTGCCTGGCATCCTGCTAGGGTGTCGTACACAGTTGCCCGTGCTGGTCAGAATGGATACCATCACCGTACTGAGATGAACAAGAAGGTTTACAAGATCGGCAAGGCTGAACAGGAAAGCCATGATGCCTCAACTGAGTTTGACAG GACTGAGAAGGACATCACTCCCATGGGTGGATTCCCCCACTATGGTATCGTCAAAGGCGACTACCTGATGATCAAGGGTTGCTGCGTCGGTCCCAAGAAGAGGGTGGTGACTCTCCGCCAATCTCTGCTGAAGCAGACCTCTCGGCTGGCGCTGGAGGATATCAAGCTCAAGTTCATCGACACCTCGTCCAAGTTTGGGCATGGGCGCTTCCAGACCACAGACGAGAAGCAGAGGTTCTACGGCAAGCTCAAGGCCTGA